CCGAGAAACCGGCTAACCTGCTGGCGCCGGGTGACCAGCCGCCGGTAGCCTGCGCCGCCTGCCATGACCCCCATGCCTTTACCGAACCGAAGGAAGGGCGTTACGGACCGCTTTCTCACCAGCTCCGCCTCAGCGGTGAGGTAACCATGCCCAACGGGGTTACCGTGGACGCCGAGGAGTCCGCCCTCTGCGTGTCCTGTCACGCCAACAAGCGAGACCTGGTTTACAAGGCTGATTTTCTGGCAAAGAAAAACAGTCGCGGGCCTCATGGTAATACCCAGGCAGATAACTTCTACGGCATCACCGCCGCCGCCTTTGACTACGACCAGGGTGATTACGGCAAGTCAGCCCATGCATCAGTAGTGAAGGAGGGTTGTATCCAGTGCCACATGGCATCTAACCCGGCCGCTCCCGAAGGAGCCGTAGCTGATAACAACGAGGTAATCGTCTCCCACGGTGAAACCCTCCTTAACACTGCCGGCGGACATACCTGGAATATGACCGGTACCTACCAGGGACAGGAGATTGAAAACGTGGGATCTTGTAATACCGACGGCTGCCATGCCGGTTCGCCTCTAACCAGCTTCAACCGCAAGGCTTACGGTGACTACGATGGTGACGGCGCTACCGAAGGTATCCAGGACGAGATTGACGGCCTTATCAAATTGCTTGAGGCACAACTGCCCAGGGATGATAAGGGCAATATCCCCGGCAGCGGTTTCGATAAAATGAAGCTCAGTGACGCTCAGCTTAAGGCTTTCTGGAACTACTACCTGGTTAAGAGTGACGGCAGTGGAGGTGTCCACAACACCGCCTACTCCGTTGAAGTGCTACAGAGAACCTACAAACAGTTGACCGGCCAGGATGTACCCGGAGCCACCATCCGGTAAGACAAAACAAAGATAAAGCTTTCGAAAAGAAG
The Dehalococcoidales bacterium genome window above contains:
- a CDS encoding cytochrome c3 family protein, which produces EKPANLLAPGDQPPVACAACHDPHAFTEPKEGRYGPLSHQLRLSGEVTMPNGVTVDAEESALCVSCHANKRDLVYKADFLAKKNSRGPHGNTQADNFYGITAAAFDYDQGDYGKSAHASVVKEGCIQCHMASNPAAPEGAVADNNEVIVSHGETLLNTAGGHTWNMTGTYQGQEIENVGSCNTDGCHAGSPLTSFNRKAYGDYDGDGATEGIQDEIDGLIKLLEAQLPRDDKGNIPGSGFDKMKLSDAQLKAFWNYYLVKSDGSGGVHNTAYSVEVLQRTYKQLTGQDVPGATIR